The following proteins are co-located in the Peromyscus maniculatus bairdii isolate BWxNUB_F1_BW_parent chromosome 23, HU_Pman_BW_mat_3.1, whole genome shotgun sequence genome:
- the Ppp1cc gene encoding serine/threonine-protein phosphatase PP1-gamma catalytic subunit — MADIDKLNIDSIIQRLLEVRGSKPGKNVQLQENEIRGLCLKSREIFLSQPILLELEAPLKICGDIHGQYYDLLRLFEYGGFPPESNYLFLGDYVDRGKQSLETICLLLAYKIKYPENFFLLRGNHECASINRIYGFYDECKRRYNIKLWKTFTDCFNCLPIAAIVDEKIFCCHGGLSPDLQSMEQIRRIMRPTDVPDQGLLCDLLWSDPDKDVLGWGENDRGVSFTFGAEVVAKFLHKHDLDLICRAHQVVEDGYEFFAKRQLVTLFSAPNYCGEFDNAGAMMSVDETLMCSFQILKPAEKKKPNATRPVTPPRVGSGLNPSIQKASNYRNNTVLYE; from the exons ATGGCGGATATCGATAAACTGAACATCGACAGCATCATCCAACGGCTGCTGGAAG TGAGGGGGTCCAAGCCAGGCAAGAATGTCCAGCTACAGGAGAACGAGATCCGAGGACTCTGCTTGAAGTCTCGGGAGATCTTCCTCAGTCAGCCTATCCTCCTAGAACTTGAAGCACCACTCAAGATATGTG GTGACATCCACGGGCAGTACTACGATTTGCTCCGGCTGTTTGAATATGGTGGCTTCCCGCCAGAAAGCAACTATTTGTTTCTCGGGGACTATGTGGACAGAGGCAAGCAGTCACTGGAGACGATCTGCCTCTTGCTGGCCTACAAAATCAAGTATCCGGAGAACTTTTTCCTTCTCCGGGGGAACCATGAGTGTGCCAGCATCAATAGGATCTACGGCTTTTACGATGAAT GCAAAAGAAGATACAACATTAAGCTGTGGAAAACGTTCACAGACTGTTTTAACTGCTTACCGATAGCAGCCATCGTGGATGAGAAGATATTCTGCTGTCATGGAG GTTTATCACCAGATCTTCAATCTATGGAGCAGATTCGGCGAATTATGAGACCAACTGATGTACCAGATCAAGGTCTTCTTTGTGATCTTTTGTGGTCTGACCCCGATAAAGATGTCTTAGGCTGGGGTGAAAATGACAGAGGAGTGTCCTTCACATTTGGTGCAGAAGTGGTTGCAAAATTTCTCCATAAGCATGATTTGGATCTTATATGTAGAGCCCATCAG GTGGTTGAGGATGGGTATGAGTTTTTCGCAAAGAGGCAGTTGGTCACTCTGTTCTCTGCACCCAACTACTGCGGCGAGTTCGACAATGCCGGTGCCATGATGAGTGTGGATGAGACCCTCATGTGCTCATTCCAG ATTTTAAAGCCTGCAGAGAAAAAGAAGCCCAACGCCACGAGACCCGTCACACCGCCAAGGG TTGGATCAGGCCTGAACCCGTCCATTCAGAAAGCTTCAAATTATAGAAACAACACTGTCCTATACGAGTGA